A single genomic interval of Hydractinia symbiolongicarpus strain clone_291-10 chromosome 8, HSymV2.1, whole genome shotgun sequence harbors:
- the LOC130653969 gene encoding SCP2 sterol-binding domain-containing protein 1-like, which produces MASGLKADNVFSDLSKALSASPELVKNVKGKFLFQIMKDGVIAGEYYLDFSSSKPLISKSSTQKPDVTIKISDDDFILLAEQKLNSMKAFTQGKLKVSGKIMLAQKLGDVFKAYGKTTPSSPSPVPRPANADTLKATQAFRDIEAKVRSMPEVVGKVNGTFLFQITKSGRIAGEWLLDFSKSPAVIKKGPSSTKADVTIKVDDENFVQLALGKINPMQAFLQGKLKATGKVMLAQKLGDLFKSHTSKL; this is translated from the exons atGGCAAGTGGATTAAAAGCAGATAATGTCTTTTCTGATCTGTCGAAAGCTTTATCAGCCTCTCCAGAACTTGTAAAGAATGTGAAGGGGAAGTTTTTATTCCAAATCATGAAAGATGGAGTAATTGCAG GTGAATACTACTTGGACTTTTCTTCTTCAAAACCCTTAATATCCAAATCATCAACGCAAAAACCTGATGTAACTATCAAGATATCTGATGATGACTTTATCCTGCTGGCAGAGCAAAAACTAAACTCAATGAAAGCCTTTACCCAAGGCAAGCTAAAAGTTTCTGGGAAAATCATGCTTGCACAAAAACTCGGAGACGTCTTCAAAGCATATGGAAAAACG ACACCAAGCAGTCCATCCCCTGTTCCTAGACCTGCTAATGCAGACACATTAAAAGCAACACAAGCTTTTAGAGACATCGAGGCCAAAGTAAGATCAATGCCAGAAGTTGTCGGTAAAGTCAATGGAACTTTCTTGTTTCAAATTACAAAGTCTGGCCGAATAGCGG GAGAATGGCTTTTGGATTTTAGCAAGTCGCCTGCAGTTATCAAAAAGGGTCCGTCTTCTACAAAAGCCGACGTAACCATAAAAGTCGACGATGAAAACTTTGTCCAGTTGGCGCTTGGTAAGATTAACCCCATGCAAGCCTTCTTGCAGGGAAAATTGAAAGCTACCGGGAAAGTTATGCTAGCACAAAAATTAGGAGATTTATTTAAAAGCCACACATCCAAGTTATAG